A genome region from Flavobacterium sp. CFS9 includes the following:
- a CDS encoding PKD domain-containing protein: MLVKLSTITTLYRRFTKNQVLTEGHLNEIVDYFDDQDRISRIGLSGVGIICGFKVSYSPVSKDITITQGSGITTDGDLIQLYQSTPNGGKIIDFESKQYTHYKVYDNKKAAYKPYFYDGSKQLEIFELLTAEQQLIENANTYPIHYLKKNTGLEVTDAVALLYIESYEKDSDLCVSLSCDNQGLEIIGNHKALLVSKTVADKINSYDKIISKIKFSNLYYKLPELVSNRIVLQPEDFSSYYEIKRKFTNGLFRNNVVVRLRDGFEILLTALEMPNILDSIKKNLAALYSFDEKNVPPDFQYRYDLLNDLIDTYNEIRLLLSNMDYDFCFPDIKSFPKHLMLGEVQKSGPCFEYRHSFYKSPLLTGQNLSTCNDCLPFDTLNEPGKKDTINEFIVDLEGKEITICYGKNTDLQKLYSLIKRCVQLLANYNVNYTYIKITPSFELGSLGKKAIPFYNNVGDHLIELWDYEKTTIGQQRNNRSYHDNLLNTKWPNEIVSDHNFYRIEGHQGTDYKKALKTIQAIRRQYGLGFNVVVLGVKASDAKKMVENYTSYYLNKNHGYEHKSGVAPGGTFVMIYIEGEYSQYPYYYGYGYPYEYPRGNSLAGDFEKESDKKEPGESIVLNPVIADFTLPYLCCDDNFITLSLPVNHICFDETTPYFPFHVTPTGGFVKADVDEDLNGGVTKNQYGEFVFDPKLVSEELIGKPITFTVNNFETNCQITIFRKPKFDFTFVFPKSLNKDGVVVDFSISGENQKGMKYVWDFGDGSEPVATTETTIQHIYAYEVPAKESYTFQVKVTGENGNCNAQAQHPVTYEIPVVVGIDTRNICKNDIKPHVLTMEPNSKKNVLSGLGVSQNDAGQYIFIGNNVPKDVIQVFVQINGKPSNLIITMVNPPVALFSFTIRNSQLVLANNSTDAIKYIWNIDGEVVETDSVEPITRPISLYKNDVIKVSLTALNKRCGESIDGPRDIRIREKPTENPCLTNAVEFVKKTNLTFEKINQQPELQKFSKETLSLITEIQKQFTSVEKETNAYINGDFNNVLIEMFTDGIYSNLLLAPKNARMEEEKTVLSFLTESHISLFYTIIKCQPAELINKFEKPFTTITARIDSLLQGFVKNQYKTDPKGTLKAFLTDQKIPFKDIKFILEAIDSQLKSLN, encoded by the coding sequence ATGTTAGTAAAACTTTCAACCATAACAACGCTGTACCGAAGATTCACCAAAAATCAGGTACTAACAGAAGGACATCTTAACGAGATTGTAGATTATTTTGATGATCAGGATCGTATTTCCAGAATTGGTCTTAGTGGTGTCGGCATCATTTGCGGATTTAAGGTTTCGTACAGCCCCGTTTCAAAAGACATTACCATAACACAAGGCAGCGGTATCACGACCGACGGTGATCTTATACAACTGTACCAATCTACTCCAAACGGCGGAAAAATTATTGATTTTGAAAGTAAACAATACACGCACTATAAAGTATACGACAACAAAAAAGCAGCCTACAAACCTTATTTTTACGACGGTTCAAAACAGCTTGAAATCTTCGAACTTTTAACTGCCGAACAGCAGCTTATCGAAAATGCCAATACTTATCCGATACATTATCTTAAAAAAAATACCGGATTAGAAGTAACAGATGCCGTGGCTCTTCTGTATATCGAATCTTATGAAAAAGATTCCGATCTCTGTGTCAGTCTTTCCTGTGACAATCAGGGGTTGGAAATCATCGGCAATCACAAAGCCTTACTGGTAAGTAAAACCGTTGCTGATAAGATAAACAGTTATGATAAAATCATTAGTAAAATCAAATTCTCTAACCTGTATTACAAACTTCCGGAACTGGTTTCTAACCGCATTGTATTGCAGCCTGAAGATTTTAGCAGTTATTATGAAATCAAAAGAAAATTCACCAATGGTCTGTTCCGAAACAATGTAGTAGTCAGACTGCGAGACGGTTTTGAGATTCTATTGACCGCCTTAGAAATGCCAAACATACTGGATTCTATTAAAAAGAATCTGGCTGCCTTGTACAGTTTTGATGAAAAAAATGTACCTCCTGATTTTCAGTACCGATACGATCTGCTCAATGATTTAATTGATACTTACAATGAAATCAGACTTTTGTTGTCTAATATGGACTATGATTTTTGCTTTCCCGACATCAAATCCTTCCCCAAACACTTAATGCTGGGAGAAGTGCAAAAAAGCGGCCCTTGTTTTGAATACCGACATTCATTTTACAAATCCCCTTTGCTTACAGGACAAAACCTAAGCACCTGTAACGATTGCCTGCCTTTTGACACGCTTAACGAACCCGGGAAGAAAGACACCATTAATGAGTTTATTGTCGATTTAGAGGGTAAAGAAATTACAATCTGTTATGGAAAAAATACAGATTTACAGAAATTATACAGTCTGATCAAACGCTGCGTACAATTATTAGCCAATTACAATGTAAACTATACGTATATCAAAATCACTCCTAGTTTTGAATTGGGTTCGCTTGGTAAAAAAGCAATTCCGTTTTACAATAACGTGGGCGATCATCTTATTGAACTTTGGGATTACGAAAAAACCACTATCGGACAACAGCGCAACAACCGAAGCTATCACGATAACTTATTGAATACAAAATGGCCCAACGAAATTGTTTCAGATCACAACTTCTACAGAATCGAAGGCCATCAGGGTACAGACTATAAAAAAGCACTAAAAACAATTCAGGCCATCAGACGTCAGTACGGGTTAGGATTCAATGTTGTGGTACTCGGAGTAAAAGCCTCTGACGCGAAAAAAATGGTCGAAAATTATACGTCCTATTATCTGAACAAAAACCACGGATACGAGCACAAATCCGGTGTAGCCCCCGGCGGTACATTTGTCATGATCTATATTGAAGGAGAGTACAGTCAATATCCTTATTACTATGGCTATGGTTATCCGTACGAATATCCGCGCGGAAATTCGCTCGCAGGTGATTTTGAAAAAGAAAGCGATAAAAAAGAACCCGGAGAATCCATTGTACTAAATCCGGTAATAGCCGATTTTACTCTGCCGTATTTATGCTGCGATGATAATTTCATCACACTGTCCTTGCCTGTAAACCATATCTGTTTTGATGAAACAACGCCTTACTTCCCGTTTCACGTAACGCCAACCGGAGGTTTTGTAAAAGCCGATGTAGACGAAGATTTGAATGGCGGAGTGACCAAAAATCAATATGGAGAATTTGTTTTTGATCCAAAACTGGTCAGTGAAGAACTCATTGGAAAACCGATAACTTTTACCGTAAATAATTTTGAAACCAACTGTCAAATAACCATTTTCAGAAAGCCGAAATTTGATTTCACTTTTGTTTTCCCGAAATCGCTTAATAAGGATGGTGTTGTGGTTGATTTCAGTATTAGCGGTGAGAACCAGAAAGGCATGAAATATGTTTGGGATTTTGGTGATGGCAGCGAACCTGTCGCTACTACTGAAACAACAATTCAGCATATTTATGCTTACGAAGTACCGGCTAAAGAAAGCTATACTTTTCAGGTGAAAGTTACAGGTGAAAACGGAAACTGTAATGCTCAGGCGCAGCATCCGGTGACCTACGAAATTCCTGTCGTTGTAGGCATCGACACCAGAAACATCTGCAAAAACGATATTAAACCACATGTTTTAACCATGGAACCAAATAGCAAGAAAAATGTCCTATCTGGTCTCGGTGTTTCTCAAAATGATGCCGGTCAGTACATTTTTATCGGTAATAATGTTCCTAAAGATGTTATTCAGGTTTTTGTACAGATCAACGGTAAACCTTCGAATCTTATCATTACAATGGTGAACCCGCCTGTAGCTTTATTTAGTTTTACCATCAGAAACAGTCAGCTTGTATTGGCAAACAACTCTACGGATGCCATAAAATACATCTGGAACATTGACGGAGAGGTTGTAGAAACAGACTCTGTTGAACCTATCACACGACCAATTTCTCTATATAAAAATGATGTGATCAAAGTATCTCTTACAGCATTGAATAAAAGATGCGGTGAATCAATAGACGGTCCGAGAGATATCCGCATTCGTGAAAAACCGACTGAGAATCCATGTCTGACAAATGCAGTAGAATTCGTCAAAAAAACAAACCTGACTTTTGAAAAAATCAACCAGCAGCCTGAATTACAAAAATTCAGTAAAGAGACTCTTTCGCTGATTACTGAAATTCAGAAACAATTTACAAGTGTTGAAAAAGAAACCAATGCTTATATCAATGGAGATTTTAATAATGTATTAATCGAAATGTTTACAGACGGCATTTACAGTAATTTGTTGCTGGCTCCAAAAAATGCAAGAATGGAAGAGGAAAAAACAGTACTGAGTTTCCTTACCGAAAGTCATATTTCGCTTTTCTATACCATTATAAAATGTCAGCCTGCAGAACTGATAAACAAATTCGAAAAACCATTTACAACCATTACGGCACGTATAGACAGCTTGTTACAAGGTTTTGTGAAAAATCAGTATAAGACCGATCCTAAAGGAACCTTAAAGGCTTTCTTAACCGATCAGAAGATTCCGTTTAAGGACATCAAATTTATTCTGGAAGCCATCGACTCACAACTAAAAAGTTTAAACTAA